The Sulfitobacter donghicola DSW-25 = KCTC 12864 = JCM 14565 region GACATGCCACATGGTCCAAGACCTACACGCCGTCACTTTATGATAACAACAGCTGCTTCTGCGCTGGTAATGAACGCCGCGCAGGTTGCTGCCGCCGAGCCGATCAAAACCGCAGGGATTTATACCGTTCCAGTCGAGCAGCAATGGGTTAGCCGAATTCACATCGCGGCCGTTGCGGCCCAAGATCGCGGTGACATCGCCTATACCTACTCCGAAAACGTGAGCAACACAGATTACGCGCGCGTCATTCGTGAATACGCCGAGGCAGGTAACAAGCTGATCATCGGCGAAGTTTTCGGTGCCGAACAGGAAGCCCGCGAAGTTGCGGCGGAATATCCTGATGTGGCCTTCCTGATGGGCTCTAGCTTTAAGGAAGATCCGGCGCTTCCGAACTTTGCTGTTTTTGACAACTATATTCAGGATGCGGCCTATCTATCGGGCATCATTGCGGGTGCGATGACCACATCCAATAACATCGGCATGGTCGGTGGTTTCCCGATCCCCGAAGTGAACCGTTTGATGCACGCGTTCATGGCGGGTGCAAAGGAAATGAACCCTGATATCGCCTTCCAAGTTAGCTTTATCGGCAGCTGGTTTGATCCGCCAAAGGCGAAAGAGACTGCCTTTGCCATGATCGAAAACGGAGCCGACATCCTATATGCAGAACGCTTTGGCGTGTCTGATGCGGCAAAGGAAAAGGGCATTCTGGCAATCGGTAACGTCATCGATACCCAGTCAGAATATCCCGAAACGGTTGTGGCTTCGGCCATCTGGCATTTCGAACCGACCTTGGACAAAGCCATTGCCGAAGTTCAGGCAGGCAGCTTTGCAGCGGCTGATTACGGTATTTATTCCTACATGAACAAGGGCGGCACATCGCTGGCGCCTTATGGGACGTTTGAGGGCAAGATCCCTGAAAAGGCATTGGCCTTGGTCACCAAACGCACCGAAGAAATCATGTCTGGGGCGTTTACTGTCGCGGTGAACGACGACGAGCCGACCTCGTCGTGACGCAAACGCAGGGTGAAGCGCTTCGCCTAGAAGGGATCACCAAACGATTTGGTAAGCTGACCGCAAATGATGCGGTCAGCCTTTCGTTGAATGCGGGTGAGGTTGTCGCGCTGTTGGGTGAAAATGGCGCGGGCAAAACCACCCTGATGAATATCCTGTTCGGCCAATACACCCCCGATGCTGGCACCGTGCGCGTGTTTGGCAAAACCCTCGCCTCTGGCAACTCAAGAGCGGCGATTGAGGCGGGCGTGGGGATGGTGCACCAGCATTTCACCTTGGCCGATAACCTGACGGTTCTGGAGAACATCACCCTCGGGGTTGAGCCGATGACCCGTTTCAGGGCGGATCACAAAGGCGCGCGCGAACGGATTCTAACCCTTTCGCAAAACTATCACCTAGAGGTTTCTCTGGATGCAAAGGTAGGGGCCTTAACGGTGGGCGAGCGCCAGCGCGTTGAGATCCTAAAGGCGCTGTACCGCGATGTGCGCATCCTGATTTTGGATGAACCGACGGCGGTTTTGACGCCCCAAGAGGTGGACAAGCTGTTTGCCACGCTGCGGCTGGCCATTGCGGGCGGCCTGTCGATTGTTTTCATTTCCCACAAACTGCACGAGGTGCTGGACATCGCGGATCGGGTTGTCGTCTTGCGCCATGGCAAGGTGGTGGGCGAAGCGGATACAAAAGACACCGACAAAGCGGCGCTGGCGACAATGATGATGGGCACCAGCGCCCAAGCACCCGATGTTGCGGCGGCCACCCCTGGAAAGGCGCTGCTAAAGCTGGCGGAGGTCTCCACCCCTGATCGCGGCAATGCTCCGGGTTTGAAATCGGCTTCGCTGGATTTGCTGGCGGGGCAGATTATCGGGCTGGCGGGTGTATCGGGCAACGGGCAGGCGGCGCTGGCCGATATTGTGGGGGGCGTGGAAAAACCCGCCTCTGGCCAGCTGGTTCTGAACGACACAGTGATAACAGATTGGACCCCCCGCAGCGCGGTTGCCAATGGCATCGCCCGCATTCCCGAAGACCGTCACAAGACCGGAACAATTGCCGATTTTGACCTGACGCAAAACGCTGTGCTGGAACGCTATACCGCAGGGGAATTCAGCAAGGCAGGCTGGATGAATTGGCGCGCCGCGCGCAAGTTTGCCACCGACATCATCGCAAAATACGATGTCCGCTGCCCCGGTCCTGAAACGCCGATCAGGTTGTTATCTGGGGGGAATATGCAAAAGCTGATTTTGGGCCGCACGTTAGAGGCAGGCCCGCAGGTTATTCTGGCCAACCAACCTGTGCGGGGATTGGATATTGGCGCGGTGAACTATGTGCATAGTCAGCTATTGGCGGCGCGGGATCGCGGCGCGGCTGTTTTGCTGATCTCGGAAGATCTGGATGAAATCATGGCCCTGTCAGACGTCATCCATGTGATTGCGGATGGCCGCCTATCGCCCGGGTTTGATCGGGGCACCATGACGCCCGCGCAGCTGGGCCTGTGGATGGCTGGCCAAGGCACAGAAGGCGAGCCCGACTATGCGACTTGAACCCATCACCAACCCCAGTGTTTTGCGCAAGGTGGGGCTGCCCTTTGGGGCGCTGTGCCTTACGTTTTTGGCCGCATCCCTGCTGGCCATGATCGCGGGGGCAAACCCGTTTTCCGTGCTGAGCCTGATTGTCAAAGGCGCGTTTGGATCAAAGTTCGCGATCCTCGAAACGCTGAACCGCGCCACGCCTTTGATCTTTACGGGCCTTGCTGTGGCTGTCGCGTTTCGGGCCAAGTTTTGGAACATCGGGGCAGAGGCGCAGCTATATGCAGGCGCCTTGCTGACGGTGCTGCTTGGGACGGGGGCGTTGCCATGGCCCAGTTTCGCCTTGCTGCCCGCGCTGGCCATTGCCGCGATATTGGCGGGGGCGCTGATATTGCTGGTGCCTGCGTTTCTGAAAACCCGTTTTGGCGTAGACGAAGTTGTCACCACCTTGCTGTTCAACTTTATCTTTCTGCTGTTCATCTCGATGTTATTGGAAGGGCCGATAAAAGACCCGATGGGCATGGGCTGGCCCAAATCCGCCCGTGTTGTTCCAGAGGCGCGATTGCCGCGGATGCTGCCAGACTTGCGTCTTCATTGGGGGTTTGGCGTGGCGTTGATTTCTGCGGTGGTGATCTGGGCCATCCAGACGCGCAGCACCTTGGGGTATGAAATGCGCGCCGTTGGCCTGAACAGGCAAGCGGCGGCATTTGCGGGCATCCCCGTCAACCGCGTGTTCCTCAAGACGGCGCTATTGTCTGGCGGGTTGGCCGCGCTTGCCGGTTTCTCCGAAGTGGCGGGCGTAAAGGGGAGCCTCACGCTCGACCTGTCGCCGGGGTATGGGTACACGGGGATCATCGTGGCGATGCTGGCGCTGCTAAACCCATTGGCCGTTGTGGGTGCTGCCCTGTTTGTGGCGGGGATTTTTGTGGGTGCAGATAGCATGAGCCGCGCTGCACATGTGCCGACCTATCTGGCAGACATGATGCTGGCCATTGCGCTGTTGCTGATGGTGCTGGCGATCATGCTAACGCGTTTCCGCATCGTAAAGGATTGACGTCATGGAGATCGTGGAAATTCTGTTCACCGCCAGTTTCTGGGCCGCTGCCATCCGCATCGCCAGCCCGCTGATCTTTGCGACCTTGGGCGAGCTGATCTGCGAAAGGGCGGGTGTTTTGAACCTCGGGATTGAGGGGATCATGGTTGCGGGGGCTTTTGCGGGCTGGATGGCTGTTTATGCGGGCACGGGGCTTTGGGCTGGGGTCGGGGTCGCGATGGTTGTGGGCATGTTTTACGGCTTGCTGCACAG contains the following coding sequences:
- a CDS encoding BMP family protein; translation: MITTAASALVMNAAQVAAAEPIKTAGIYTVPVEQQWVSRIHIAAVAAQDRGDIAYTYSENVSNTDYARVIREYAEAGNKLIIGEVFGAEQEAREVAAEYPDVAFLMGSSFKEDPALPNFAVFDNYIQDAAYLSGIIAGAMTTSNNIGMVGGFPIPEVNRLMHAFMAGAKEMNPDIAFQVSFIGSWFDPPKAKETAFAMIENGADILYAERFGVSDAAKEKGILAIGNVIDTQSEYPETVVASAIWHFEPTLDKAIAEVQAGSFAAADYGIYSYMNKGGTSLAPYGTFEGKIPEKALALVTKRTEEIMSGAFTVAVNDDEPTSS
- a CDS encoding ABC transporter ATP-binding protein; translated protein: MTQTQGEALRLEGITKRFGKLTANDAVSLSLNAGEVVALLGENGAGKTTLMNILFGQYTPDAGTVRVFGKTLASGNSRAAIEAGVGMVHQHFTLADNLTVLENITLGVEPMTRFRADHKGARERILTLSQNYHLEVSLDAKVGALTVGERQRVEILKALYRDVRILILDEPTAVLTPQEVDKLFATLRLAIAGGLSIVFISHKLHEVLDIADRVVVLRHGKVVGEADTKDTDKAALATMMMGTSAQAPDVAAATPGKALLKLAEVSTPDRGNAPGLKSASLDLLAGQIIGLAGVSGNGQAALADIVGGVEKPASGQLVLNDTVITDWTPRSAVANGIARIPEDRHKTGTIADFDLTQNAVLERYTAGEFSKAGWMNWRAARKFATDIIAKYDVRCPGPETPIRLLSGGNMQKLILGRTLEAGPQVILANQPVRGLDIGAVNYVHSQLLAARDRGAAVLLISEDLDEIMALSDVIHVIADGRLSPGFDRGTMTPAQLGLWMAGQGTEGEPDYAT
- a CDS encoding ABC transporter permease; translated protein: MRLEPITNPSVLRKVGLPFGALCLTFLAASLLAMIAGANPFSVLSLIVKGAFGSKFAILETLNRATPLIFTGLAVAVAFRAKFWNIGAEAQLYAGALLTVLLGTGALPWPSFALLPALAIAAILAGALILLVPAFLKTRFGVDEVVTTLLFNFIFLLFISMLLEGPIKDPMGMGWPKSARVVPEARLPRMLPDLRLHWGFGVALISAVVIWAIQTRSTLGYEMRAVGLNRQAAAFAGIPVNRVFLKTALLSGGLAALAGFSEVAGVKGSLTLDLSPGYGYTGIIVAMLALLNPLAVVGAALFVAGIFVGADSMSRAAHVPTYLADMMLAIALLLMVLAIMLTRFRIVKD